The segment TCGGCTTCGCTGGTGTAATGCTCGCCTGGGGCCAGGGTCCACTCCCACAACTCCACCTCGCGCCGTGCCGGGCTGCTGCCCAGCAGTACCGCCCGGCTGCCAGGGTGCTCGCCGGCCCAGGCCAGCTCGTCGATACGGCTAGGGTCGCGCTGCTCGGGCGCCTGGATCAGGGTACTGAAGGCCACCCCAAGGGCTTCGGCGATCAGGTCCAGGGTAGTCAGGCTGACATTCTTCTCGCCCGCCTCGATGGCCACCAGCATGCGCCGGCTCACACCTGAGCGTTCAGCCAGCGCGGCCTGGCTCATGCCAGCAACGCCACGCAGGCGACGTATGTTGTGGCTGACATGCTGCAACACCGAGGCACGCTGCATGGAATCTTTGTGCACTATATTGCTCACTCGCTCAGGTTGCGCAGTATACTGCCCACTTTGCGGCGAATTGTGCGCCGCCCCTGCCGAGCACGCAAGACCATGAACCAGACCACCCCGGCCAAACCCGCCATCACCTTCCGCCTGAGCAAGGCCGAGTTGGTGCTGGTATTCATCACCATGCTCTGGGGTGGCACCTTCCTCATCGTGCACAACGTCATGACCGTCAGCGGGCCGATGTTCTTCGTCGGGCTGCGCTTCGCCGCCGCGGCGCTGTTCGTCGGGCTGGTCTCGGCGCGCGCGCTGCCCGGGCTGACCTTCACCGAACTCAAGGCCGGCATGCTCATCGGTGTCACCATCATGCTCGGCTACGGCTTGCAGACCATGGGCCTGCAAACCATCAGCAGCAGCCAGTCGGCGTTCATCACCGCGCTCTACGTGCCCTTCGTGCCGCTGCTGCAATGGCTGGTGCTCGGCCGCCGCCCAGGGTTGATGCCGAGCGTAGGTATCTGCCTGGCATTCGTCGGCCTGATGCTGCTGGCGGGCCCCGAGGGTGGCGCCCTGCATTTTAGCGAAGGCGAACTGGTGACCCTGGTCAGCGCGGTGGCCATCGCCGGTGAAATCATCCTCATCAGCCGTTACGCAGGCTCCGTCGATGTACGCCGGGTCACCGTGGTGCAACTGGCTACCGCCTCGGCCTTGGCATTCCTGATGATCGTGCCAACCCAGGAGCGTCTGCCCGATTTCTCCTGGTTGCTGCTGGTCAGTGCCATCGGCCTGGGCGCCATGAGCGCGGTGATTCAGGTGGCGATGAACTGGGCGCAGAAGTCGGTCTCGCCGACCCGCGCCACCCTGATCTACGCCGGCGAGCCAGTCTGGGCCGGGGTGGTCGGGCGCATCGCCGGCGAGCGCCTGCCGGGCGTGGCGCTGATCGGCGGGCTGCTGATTGTGCTGGCCGTGGTGGTCAGCGAGCTGAAGATCCGCCGCCGCGACGAAGCACGCGACGAGCAAGAAGAAGCCGCCCCCCTGTAGAAGCCGGCTTGCCGGCGATCACCGGCAAAGCCGGTGCCATCCTCAACCAGTACGGGCAGGCAGGTTGCCACAAGCGGTCGCACATTCCCCCCCGCCCGCTATCCTTGTAAAAAACTGTTATAAAAAAACAGCTTGTCACAGCGCATTTGTAGGATTTCGCAACCGCTTGCGTGTTGGTGATACACACCCCGGCACGTATGATCCTTGGCAAACCTCTCCAGATCAGAACGCTATGTCATTGATTGTGCTATTGCTTCTGCCCTTCGTGGGCAGTTGCCTGGCGGCCGTGCTGCCGCACAACGCACGCAACGCCGAGTCCATTCTTGCCGGGCTCGTGGCCTTGGTCGGTACCGTCCAGGTGGCGTTGCTGTACCCACAGGTCGCCCATGGCGGCGTCATCCGCGAAGAGCTGCTGTGGCTGCCTAGCCTTGGCATGAACCTGGTCCTGCGCATGGACGGCTTCGCCTGGCTGTTCAGCCTGCTGATACTGGGCATCGGCGCCTTGGTGTCGCTGTACGCCCGCTACTACATGTCGCCCCAGGACCCGGTGCCGCGCTTCTTCGCGTTCTTTCTGGCCTTCATGGGCGCCATGCTCGGCCTGGTGATTTCCGGCAACCTCATCCAACTGGTGTTCTTCTGGGAGCTCACCAGCCTGTTCTCGTTCCTGCTGATCGGCTACTGGCACCACCGCGCCGACGCCCGCCGCGGCGCCTACATGGCGTTGATGGTCACCGGCGCCGGCGGCCTGTGCCTGCTGGTCGGCGCCCTGCTGCTGGGCCACGTGGTCGGCAGCTA is part of the Pseudomonas fakonensis genome and harbors:
- a CDS encoding helix-turn-helix domain-containing protein produces the protein MHKDSMQRASVLQHVSHNIRRLRGVAGMSQAALAERSGVSRRMLVAIEAGEKNVSLTTLDLIAEALGVAFSTLIQAPEQRDPSRIDELAWAGEHPGSRAVLLGSSPARREVELWEWTLAPGEHYTSEADAAGWSEQIYVAEGQLTLLIEGVEHRLHSGQFHVFPSDCRYAYRNDGALPVRFVRNVVI
- a CDS encoding DMT family transporter produces the protein MNQTTPAKPAITFRLSKAELVLVFITMLWGGTFLIVHNVMTVSGPMFFVGLRFAAAALFVGLVSARALPGLTFTELKAGMLIGVTIMLGYGLQTMGLQTISSSQSAFITALYVPFVPLLQWLVLGRRPGLMPSVGICLAFVGLMLLAGPEGGALHFSEGELVTLVSAVAIAGEIILISRYAGSVDVRRVTVVQLATASALAFLMIVPTQERLPDFSWLLLVSAIGLGAMSAVIQVAMNWAQKSVSPTRATLIYAGEPVWAGVVGRIAGERLPGVALIGGLLIVLAVVVSELKIRRRDEARDEQEEAAPL